The proteins below are encoded in one region of Gambusia affinis linkage group LG07, SWU_Gaff_1.0, whole genome shotgun sequence:
- the lg07h1orf159 gene encoding uncharacterized protein C1orf159 homolog, with protein MGLSFLLVLAASVILIRPETPVTKALHHNSVECCAEKQKVNNSCSNDTHCEPGCFYRLLENSNVVCIFCDSAAVDMENVTVCTYNYTLERKNHTTVTTVIPKIGGPGVAASVLLGTLLISMFLILTVASFFYLKRSNRLPGFFYRRNKAFIFQPSETAVMIPSGRKQRYVRRERPSTRNIPTIPTSATTQVHNL; from the exons ATGGGTTTGTCATTCCTTTTGGTCTTGGCTGCCTCGGTGATCCTGATCAGACCGGAGACGCCTGTAACGAAG GCCCTACATCATAACTCTGTGGAGTGCtgtgcagagaaacagaaagtgaaCAATTCGTGCTCAAATGACACTCACTGTGAACCAG GTTGCTTCTATCGTTTGCTGGAGAACAGCAACGTGGTCTGCATATTCTGTGACTCTGCAGCTGTGGACATGGAGAATGTAACCGTTTGCACATACA ACTACACGTTGGAGCGTAAAAACCACACAACAGTAACAACTGTCATTCCTAAAATTG GAGGCCCAGGTGTGGCGGCCTCCGTTCTTCTGGGAACTCTGTTGATCAGTATGTTCCTCATTCTCACTGTTGCCTCCTTTTTCTACCTCAAACGCTCCAACCGGCTGCCTGGTTTCTTCTACCGGCGAAACAAAG ctTTTATATTTCAACCAAGTGAGACG GCAGTTATGATCCCTTCAG gGAGAAAGCAAAGATATGTGAGGAGGGAGCGGCCCTCAACGCGAAACATCCCCACGATTCCCACCTCAGCTACCACTCAGGTGCATAATTTGTAG
- the kbtbd12 gene encoding kelch repeat and BTB domain-containing protein 12 → MDLTSKHGLVLLEQLRKMREVEHLTDVVLVAEGISFPCHRVILSAFSPYFRVMFTCGLRECSNREIFLRDTPADSLALLLNYMYTSDLPLTNDNVQGLSIAAFLLQMDEVFARCRQHMTENMDASNCLGVYFFARDLGAEELADHAQRFLRQHFVQVCQNEEVLELEAHQLGKLLNSDDLNVTREETILDVVLRWVKHNSLMDGEVRARHLPELLKKVRLPLVNSDYLREAMRRNTALLADAECLEMLNEALEAATMHPSAAPRKLKLRYGMETTDLLLCVGNDGGGIRSRYGNYTERSFCFAPSTGRTYYITSPRYGDALGYVCAGVVTERNDIIVAGEASARRMARQKDMNVEIYRYKVEAQGSWEHLTSAEYRDSYTLGSLGDTLYLLGGQMKLKNQFLITNCVERWSLQGGPWRSAAPLPLPLAYHSVVRMKDCLYVMGGRTPQSYRMDDEPDRLSNRLLEYNPNTNKWTELAPMKYSKYRCSALVLNGEIFVIGGIGCEGMDRGQSRHCLSAVEIYNPDGDYWKDGPPLPCPQLSLRTNASNAGVVGGKIYVCGYYKGADRHDDITKDILELDPWENRWTVVTRRALMHDNYDVCLVASLNPRGLVSPPSDVVKL, encoded by the exons ATGGATCTTACATCCAAGCATGGGCTGGTGCTGCTTGAACAACTCAGGAAGATGAGAGAGGTTGAGCATCTGACAGACGTGGTGCTGGTCGCTGAGGGCATCAGCTTCCCCTGCCACCGAGTCATTCTGTCCGCCTTCAGCCCTTACTTCCGCGTCATGTTCACGTGTGGTTTGCGTGAGTGCAGTAACAGGGAAATCTTCTTGCGTGACACGCCTGCAGACAGCCTGGCCCTCCTCCTGAACTACATGTACACCTCAGATCTTCCTCTCACTAATGACAATGTGCAAGGTTTGTCAATTGCAGCTTTTCTCCTGCAGATGGATGAGGTCTTTGCACGCTGTCGGCAGCACATGACTGAGAACATGGATGCTTCCAACTGTCTCGGTGTGTATTTCTTTGCCCGTGACCTTGGTGCAGAGGAGCTGGCTGATCACGCTCAACGCTTCCTAAGGCAGCACTTTGTCCAAGTTTGCCAGAATGAGGAGGTTCTGGAGCTGGAGGCCCATCAACTTGGAAAGCTCCTGAATTCTGATGATCTCAATGTGACAAGAGAAGAAACTATCTTAGATGTTGTCCTTCGCTGGGTTAAGCACAACTCCCTGATGGATGGAGAGGTCCGTGCTCGGCATCTACCTGAGCTGCTGAAGAAGGTCCGTCTGCCGCTGGTAAACTCTGACTACTTAAGAGAGGCCATGAGGAGGAACACAGCTTTGCTGGCTGATGCTGAATGTCTGGAGATGTTGAATGAAGCACTGGAGGCTGCAACCATGCATCCCTCTGCTGCGCCACGCAAACTGAAGCTAAGGTACGGAATGGAAACCACAGatctgctgctttgtgttggtaaTGACGGAGGGGGGATCAGGTCAAGGTATGGCAACTACACAGAACGAAGCTTTTGCTTTGCCCCATCCACTGGCCGAACCTACTACATCACCTCCCCTCGCTATGGAGACGCTCTGGGATATGTGTGTGCTGGAGTCGTTACTGAAAGAAATGACATTATTGTAGCAGGAGAGGCAAGTGCACGCAGAATGGCCCGACAGAAAGACATGAATGTTGAAATCTACAG GTATAAAGTAGAAGCCCAGGGCAGCTGGGAACACCTAACATCCGCAGAGTACCGGGACTCCTACACCCTGGGGTCTCTGGGAGACACTCTGTACCTCTTGGGGGGGCAGATGAAGCTAAAGAACCAGTTTCTCATCACAAATTGTGTGGAGCGGTGGTCTCTGCAGGGAGGGCCCTGGCGGAGTGCAGCACCTCTGCCTTTGCCTTTGGCCTACCACAGTGTGGTCAGAATGAAAGACTGCCTTTATGTGATGGGAGGACGCACTCCACAG TCATATCGTATGGACGATGAGCCGGACCGTCTTAGTAACCGCCTCCTGGAGTACaatccaaacacaaacaaatggaCTGAGCTTGCTCCAATGAAGTACTCTAAGTACCGCTGCAGTGCTTTAGTGCTGAATGGGGAAATCTTTGTAATAG GGGGAATAGGATGTGAGGGAATGGACCGAGGGCAGTCACGTCATTGTCTGAGTGCTGTGGAAATCTACAACCCAGATGGAGATTACTGGAAGGATGGGCCTCCTCTCCCGTGTCCCCAACTCTCACTGCGTACTAATGCCTCTAATGCAGGCGTTGTGGGAGGAAAAATTTATGTTTGCGGATATTACAAAGGAGCAG ATCGTCATGACGATATAACAAAGGACATACTGGAGCTGGATCCATGGGAGAACCGGTGGACAGTGGTGACCCGGCGCGCACTGATGCATGACAACTATGATGTCTGCTTGGTGGCAAGTCTCAATCCGAGGGGACTGGTATCCCCACCCTCTGACGTAGTCAAACTGTGA
- the LOC122833423 gene encoding interactor of HORMAD1 protein 1, translated as MSYLRNIKEMLNIPAGTRNVASSGYPSLTDSQVFFGSQFWHEHSQGMSQEMSLSSRNSQQSSQEGSDPTILNRYTSKPLLFGDMKDKMRTSGLLDKFEEDRKKAKERSDSDHFFKESQHIRETLINIQQLVAGTEKNTSVCQTIFEKFDSFASSLKTSLESLQRDISQMLETWVSSQKEVITELEEKLEKNGEATSELATQLQSLKSNLECLRGEQEREQKMLEEALKLLNSLVPKPSDKPGPKSVLDSAIQTSPEREKSVHNILQSSQSEGTQLPNVPCNLKHQGETSTQGCRRVFGKRRVNLKGQRYKKRPLVLSQSRKKFIPDENTEPINPCKKSQKTSGPIYNICDQNTLSDQQNLRSGSLIPGKRGSRSTMAAGCFMNLPSSWSQDSNSSECLAAIEPNLEMLSPVKQGDLWELFDSEFDF; from the exons ATGAGTTATTTGAGGAACATCAAGGAAATGTTGAACATACCAGCTGGAACCAG AAACGTGGCCTCCAGTGGATATCCCAGTTTGACAGATTCCCAGGTTTTCTTTGGCTCGCAGTTTTGGCATGAACATTCCCAGGGTATGTCTCAGGAAATGAGTCTGTCATCCAGAAACTCCCAGCAAAGTTCACAGGAG ggaAGTGACCCAACAATTTTAAACAGATATACATCTAAACCTCTTCTGTTTGGAGACATGAAGGACAAAATGAGAACCTCAGGGTTGCTTGATAAGTTTGAAGAGGacaggaaaaaagcaaaagagagaAGTGACAG tgaccacttttttaaagaatccCAACATATTAGAGAAACTCTCATCAAT ATTCAACAACTGGTGGCTGGCActgaaaaaaacacatctgtgtGCCAAACAATCTTTGAAAAATTTGACAGTTTTGCATCATCAC TGAAAACTAGTTTGGAGAGCCTTCAGAGAGACATTTCCCAGATGCTTGAGACTTGGGTAAGCTCTCAGAAGGAAGTAATTacagagctggaggaaaaactggaaaag aatGGGGAAGCCACATCAGAGCTTGCCACACAGCTACAGAGCTTAAAGAGTAATCTGGAGTGTCTGAGAGGGGAGCaggaaagagaacaaaaaatgcTGGAGGAAGCTCTGAAGCTGCTCAACTCTCTTGTTCCTAAGCCTTCAGATAAACCCGGCCCTAAATCAGTGTTAGACAGCGCCATTCAAACGTCTCCAGAGCGGGAGAAGTCAGTGCACAACATTCTGCAGAGTAGTCAAAGTGAAGGCACACAGCTTCCAAATGTGCCATGCAACCTTAAACATCAGGGTGAAACTTCCACACAGGGCTGCAGGCGTGTCTTCGGAAAGAGAAGAGTCAATCTGAAGGGCCAAAGGTACAAAAAGAGACCGCTGGTGCTCTCTCAGAGTAGGAAGAAGTTTATCCCAGATGAAAACACCGAACCTATAAATCCATGTAAGAAGTCCCAGAAAACATCAGGACCCATTTACAACATCTGTGATCAGAACACCCTGAGCGACCAGCAGAACCTCAGGTCCGGCAGCCTGATACCAGGGAAGAGAGGAAGTAGATCCACCATGGCTGCCGGATGTTTCATGAACCTGCCGAGCTCCTGGTCCCAGGACAGCAACAGCTCAGAGTGCCTCGCTGCCATCGAACCCAACCTGGAGATGTTAAGCCCCGTGAAACAAGGAGACTTATGGGAGTTGTTTGATTCTGAATTTGACTTTTAG